The Ostrinia nubilalis chromosome 24, ilOstNubi1.1, whole genome shotgun sequence DNA window aaacataataataatattggcgtACACAAAACACATGTCAGagataataaaaaagttttagtctttaaaataattgcGCAGAGCCTTTTTAAATGTGGAGGTTGCTTTTCGCAAATTCGCCGGAAGGCCGTTCCAGAGCCGTACTGCTGAGACTGAGAAGGAGTCAGACATGAAGCCGGAGGTGTGGCGAGGGGTGACAAGCTGAAGAGTCTGACTAGAGCGAAGATTTCTGTTGTGAGTAGAATGAAGGTACTGGAACCTCTCTTTTTTAATACCTGGATAGCTGAGGTTTGCTTGCATATTTACTTACTAAAGAAGTATAGACAAAATATTGAAACAGACCACGCAGAACTTTAATGAAATTTAAATTCTAAAGAAcaattaaacacaaaataatctgaCCACTACCCAGTTATTATGctcatgttcagcagtggatgtcctgtggctgaaatgatgaatctGACCATTTACCTTGACCTTTAGAGCGCTTTAAATTAGAGGGCATTCATCGTATTTGGTAAATCTTTCTAAATTCTTTCATGCAAGTGGTTACCATCTAATAAAATTGCAAAGCAACATCAGTGACATAGAAATTAATTGAGAGAAACAATGTCACGGTCTTTATCGCATTATCTCTGGAGTGACAAGTTCAATGATAGCTCTGTAATGAAGATTATGTATGCGAGAAGCGCGTGCGCCGCGCCTGCTCCTCCATATAAAACACCTCACCGCTCAGCACAGGCCGTCCCTTTCACACCTAACCCGACATCCATACACAAGAAAGGGACAGAACAACTGGATCATACCTCTCCGAATCAGGGTACGATGTCACAAACAACAGAAAAGGCGCTCAGTTCCAACACATTCTAAAACGTCAACAAAACTAACGGCGCTATTAGAACATACGCCATTCTTCACTCCAGTACTCAAAGAGGATCCGAATCAAATAGCTTTCCCTTACACTTAGATCCTGCTGATATCAAAACGTCGTAAGTGGCACCAACGGCCGTACAGCTGACGACAATACGTGCCGGAACTACATCGTACGTACTGAATTTGAAATAGCTGTATAAAAACCAGTGGGTCCTTGACGAAAGCATCACAAACTATCTAGCCTTCGTGTAGTGAACACCAGGACAGGGAAACAAAATGGTGTCCAGCAAAGTGGTGTGTTTGGTGGCTTTGGCCCTTTTCGGAAGTACGGTGGCGCAGCCCTCGAAGCAGGCCTTCTGGAAGGGCACTCCCATGGACGGCATGGTCGAGGAGATGAGATCTGGCTGTGTCGAGGGATCTGACCCGACTGCGTGCATCAAATACAAGGTCATGTCTCTCTTGGACACCATTTTCAAAAAGGACACCTTCCAGGTAAACGATCAAAGCAATTCATACTTTTCAATATCTTAAATAATTCTAACTTCAACTAATGTTTTCATTTCGCTTTCACAGATCTCAGAAGCCGTTGAAGTGACTAAGAATGGTGCTGGCAACGATGTCACCGGCCGTTCGTCTGGCGACTTCATGGACACCATCGAGAACTACATCCAGTCCCACGACGTGACCTTCCAACTGCCCATCGCCGACACCAAAGTCACCGTCAGCCCCAGAAACCTCGACAGCGATGAACTGAGCCTGAACATCAAGTTCAACAAGGAAGGCGCGAGGTCCGTCGGCGAGGCCCGCAAGGCCAAGCTCAAGAAGATCATCGTCCCCATCCTGGTGTTCGTCCTCCTCAAGGCCATGACTCTCATCCCTCTGGCCCTCGGTGTCCTTGGTCTGAAGGCCTGGAACGCGCTGCAGCTGTCCTTCTTCTCTTTCGTCGTCTCCGTCGCCTTGGCCATCTTCCAGCTCTGCAAAAAGGTCAGTTGATTACATTTCACCTACTTTACATGTGAAACCCCTTCAGCACAAACAGCACTTGATCCTCGATCCACAACACGCACCCTACACTCGACTTTAGCACAGAAAATTCTCCAAGCACAGTAACTTTATTTTCGATTTAATTGACTAACCGTTTCGCAACTTAACTACCCATAGCCTAACATTGTAGTTTACCCAGATTGCGGCCGACAACTCCCACCCTCAGATCTCTGCGCACGGCCCGTGGGACGCCGCCTACGCCGCCACCCGCCGCCGGAGGGACGCCGAGCCCCAGGAGGAAGCCCAGGAACTCGCCTACAACGCCTACAACGCCTACTGAACCACGACCATCCACCCCCCGACCCGCTCAAAATGGCTGCCGttccaaatacaaaactcaatCTGACAGCCACGAGATCGGATACAAAACCAAATAGGTTTCACTCGGAAACCGCGACAGTGTAAATACTATGTAAttgaaacttatttatttgaaatgcGCGAGTGAGTGTGATTGTGATGTatgaatgttatttatttatgtttctaaTAAATCATTGAGTTTAACTGACTCTTTTATTGAACCCCCATAAGTAAATACGACACAttcagacaacaataaaattggcgacacaaacaatttattttgttttattcaaacgattacaaaaatataaaaatagtcaaTTTGCAATTAATGTAATCAATTCTTTGAATTAGattaggtacctaagtaaataAGTATATAAAAGAAGCTTTCACCGATGTCGTACCAAGTAAAAAGTTAAGATATGAAATCGATGAAAGCTTATTTtcagaaaatgtatgaaaacttgATTTTATATTCAACCTTACAGCACAATAAgctttaaattgtaaatattacaatcatcatcaacatttctaaaagtatttcattatattttcaattgaaaCCAATGACTGTATAAtcgaataaaacatttattgatCTAGTTTTATTTTCTGCAATGTTCTCATAAGTTTAGGGTCCATAAAATTTAACACAAAACCCAAGAAAAGAGAACCTAATGGTGTATGATGTAAAGTATAAAGAATGCTCTCGCTGAAATTAGTTTCAAAAGGAATCTATTGaaaagtaatataatatttaaaccattaaaaagtaggtacctactttcttTGCCTTTTGCGGATTGAATAAATTTCTAACTTAATAAGGATGATAATTGGCACCAAAGTATTTCAAACTGTGATTGTAATTCTAGACGCAAAGCAATGTACTTTCTTCAGGAGAGAACGGTACGTGATTGCAAAAACTAATGCTCAGCCTTTGGCCAGCATTGAGTATGCGTACCTCGTGAATGAGTCATGGAGAAATGGTATAGAATCTTCCTGACTGACACTATTTATAGTACAACTAGcggcgcccgcgacttcgtacgcgtggatcccgaggagtttcgtaaaatccgttcatagtgagcacctacgttcaaaaaggaacccctatgcaaaatttgagactcttagcacttgtagtttctgagatttcgtaatgagtgagtcagtcagtcaatcagtgaccttccgcttttatagatattacTATAGATAGTGACCTAACCTTTTCTACAGCTCAAAATCTAGTGTTCTTAAAATAATAGAAAGGGAAGAACAGCCCCCCTAGataaaacgcactttttgatcgaatcgaaaatcgaatccgtcaaaactccatacaaaaaaggggcttttcgaccacttttcgactggtttgcgattataattttcactttgtctagacccactgatagAAACACGACTTTTTTCGATTAAAAGATCAATTTGTTATAAAAGGTCTTTGAAGCGAGAAGGACCTAGAGGCGGGCAGCGCAGGAGCGGTCGTTATAGAAATCTTTGGGAAAAGCCTTCAGTGGACGTCAATAGCTGAAACGACCACGATGACAACTATGAGGTTTTAACGTCCACGCTCttaaaaattataaagataAAAAGCACAAGAGCTGCAATGCTACTAATATGGTAAGAGTACTTACTAGGAAGATAAAATTGGTACGCATCCAGAACGTAGGTAAAGAGTGCGTTTCAAGTTGtacctattatgtattctgtggttgtaCTTAAACTAAATGGCATCTTAATTAATCTTCGCACAGCTATGATTATGAAAATCTCAAATAATACGGTTTCTACCCTTTGCTTagggttaatatttttaatcaaaatgtACTAATGTTAAGAAATGAAGAGAAGGaaattatcaaataaaataatataaattgagTCCTTTAATATCTACTAACTAATTTTCTAATTAACAGTAAGTTCctacagataaataaataagggagAGAGTAGAGTGTAGAGAATACTAAAGGGTGCAACCACCAGTTATTGATTTACCTTTTATCAAAAGGATAGTTTTATCTGCTATTGTGATCAGAAACAGAATTAGTGTTAAAACACTAGAAGCTGTAAAAACGGCTAATGCTTTATGTTGTCAGTTTCTATTAACTAAGAATCCGATTTCATAAACCATTTTTatctttgtaaaataatttgacTCTTCCTATTCGAAAATTGTTCCATAACAATCAAGGACCTACAACCGAGCCCTGCGGCACGCCTCATTGTCATTCCGCCGCGCTGTCAGGATGCGGTGATGAATGCATGGCATTCCTCGCTTACCCTGCTGACCCACTGGCTACCCATTAGCACGGTTTCGAAGCCATAGGTTTATGATATTGACAGTTGTAATAGCTCGAAAGTGTCACTGGACGAGTTTGTCAAAAGCAGCAGTGCGTTCTAAATTGAGGATTAACTACTAAGCCTGTACTAATAATTGCATCCGTTATTCTGATTGATGGTGTTACTTCATTAAAAAACTATAAGGGtgccttgtcaggactacggaaccctaaaaaagagcATTCATGCGTTATGAGAGTTTGGCAAAAGCCGCAGTGCGTTCTAAATTgatgattaattaaatttatataCTAATAATTACAGCTGTTATTCTGATTAATGTGTTACTTCATTATAAATAAGCATTCATACGTCATGCGAAATAATATAGTCCTGCATTAGACTCCTATCTGCAAAGGAATTACATAAAAAAGCGACGGAGTGAAGCGATTTCGGATTTACAACTGTCACGTTTGTCGTTGTCTAAGCAGTCTGGTAACTGACAGTTACACGCACTTAAATACACATAAATAACCACTACAGTGTAGATAAATTAACTCGACACAGACGCTGCATAATACAGCAATAACATTGTATCATCT harbors:
- the LOC135083743 gene encoding uncharacterized protein LOC135083743 isoform X2 encodes the protein MVSSKVVCLVALALFGSTVAQPSKQAFWKGTPMDGMVEEMRSGCVEGSDPTACIKYKVMSLLDTIFKKDTFQISEAVEVTKNGAGNDVTGRSSGDFMDTIENYIQSHDVTFQLPIADTKVTVSPRNLDSDELSLNIKFNKEGARSVGEARKAKLKKIIVPILVFVLLKAMTLIPLALGVLGLKAWNALQLSFFSFVVSVALAIFQLCKKIAADNSHPQISAHGPWDAAYAATRRRRDAEPQEEAQELAYNAYNAY
- the LOC135083743 gene encoding uncharacterized protein LOC135083743 isoform X3, with the translated sequence MVSSKVVCLVALALFGSTVAQPSKQAFWKGTPMDGMVEEMRSGCVEGSDPTACIKYKVMSLLDTIFKKDTFQISEAVEVTKNGAGNDVTGRSSGDFMDTIENYIQSHDVTFQLPIADTKVTVSPRNLDSDELSLNIKFNKEGARSVGEARKAKLKKIIVPILVFVLLKAMTLIPLALGVLGLKAWNALQLSFFSFVVSVALAIFQLCKKISAHGPWDAAYAATRRRRDAEPQEEAQELAYNAYNAY
- the LOC135083743 gene encoding uncharacterized protein LOC135083743 isoform X1; amino-acid sequence: MVSSKVVCLVALALFGSTVAQPSKQAFWKGTPMDGMVEEMRSGCVEGSDPTACIKYKVMSLLDTIFKKDTFQISEAVEVTKNGAGNDVTGRSSGDFMDTIENYIQSHDVTFQLPIADTKVTVSPRNLDSDELSLNIKFNKEGARSVGEARKAKLKKIIVPILVFVLLKAMTLIPLALGVLGLKAWNALQLSFFSFVVSVALAIFQLCKKFTQIAADNSHPQISAHGPWDAAYAATRRRRDAEPQEEAQELAYNAYNAY